A region from the Inhella inkyongensis genome encodes:
- a CDS encoding 5-oxoprolinase subunit C family protein produces the protein MSVVIERAAALTTVQDLGRQGLRHLGVARAGAWDAFALRRANALLGNAPGAAGIELVAAPLHLRFEVDTWFALCGAAFELHLDDRPLRTEWRWPARAGQVLRVQGPGAYQGRCGLLAMAGGVDLPAQLGAVATDLRAGLGGLEGRALRAGDRLPLGAARALQGVRGLSPAAWTPELRVLPGLEFEQLCEPQALLAQEWTLNPQSDRMGARLMGETLALRQPLEMDSHAVWPGLIQLPPGGQPIVLQADAQTTGGYPRLGMVIAADQWKLAQARPGQGLRLRAVTGEQAVQALAERERELEQWQWRCRLS, from the coding sequence ATGAGCGTCGTGATCGAGCGCGCTGCGGCGCTGACCACGGTCCAGGATCTGGGGCGGCAAGGGCTGCGCCACCTCGGGGTGGCCCGTGCCGGTGCCTGGGATGCCTTTGCCTTGCGGCGCGCCAATGCCCTGTTGGGCAATGCGCCCGGGGCGGCCGGCATTGAACTTGTTGCCGCGCCCCTGCACCTGCGATTTGAAGTCGACACCTGGTTTGCGCTCTGTGGCGCGGCCTTTGAGCTGCACCTGGACGACCGACCCCTGCGCACCGAATGGCGTTGGCCGGCGCGCGCGGGTCAGGTCTTGCGGGTGCAGGGGCCCGGCGCATATCAGGGTCGCTGCGGCCTGCTGGCCATGGCGGGCGGCGTGGACTTGCCGGCGCAACTGGGCGCGGTGGCCACCGATCTGCGCGCCGGCCTGGGTGGGCTGGAGGGGCGGGCGTTGCGCGCTGGTGATCGCCTGCCCCTGGGCGCTGCCCGAGCGCTGCAGGGCGTGCGGGGTCTGAGTCCTGCGGCCTGGACGCCCGAGCTGCGGGTGCTGCCGGGTCTCGAGTTTGAGCAACTTTGCGAGCCGCAGGCACTGCTGGCGCAGGAATGGACCTTGAACCCGCAGAGCGATCGCATGGGCGCGCGCTTGATGGGCGAGACCCTGGCCCTGCGCCAGCCGCTGGAGATGGACTCGCACGCGGTCTGGCCCGGGCTGATTCAATTGCCGCCCGGAGGCCAGCCCATCGTCTTGCAGGCCGATGCCCAGACCACCGGGGGCTATCCGCGTCTGGGCATGGTGATCGCGGCCGATCAATGGAAACTGGCCCAGGCCAGACCGGGACAAGGTCTGCGCTTGCGTGCGGTGACGGGCGAGCAGGCCGTGCAGGCCCTGGCGGAACGTGAGCGCGAGTTGGAGCAGTGGCAGTGGCGATGCAGATTGAGTTGA